Proteins encoded within one genomic window of Oryza glaberrima chromosome 12, OglaRS2, whole genome shotgun sequence:
- the LOC127758097 gene encoding uncharacterized protein LOC127758097, translated as MADTKAEAKAETIGGGGGGGSGSFSEQAFVEKLNKLNNTATRIQTLSNWCIFHRKRARKVVDTWEKQYNSANKDKKVSFLYLSNDILQNSKRKGGEFVNEFWRVLPGLLKDFYVNGGEDGKKVVGRLIDIWDERKVFGTRIESLKDDILGGSTHTMGNNVNSSNPSSNPSSVSKAARKDSGTVTRKLTVGGMPEKILTAYQSVLDQHFDEDTALNKCNNAVSVLDRMDKDVDDACTQGIQQGSSLISDLQGQETVLKQCIEQLESVNMARITLINKLREALGEQEAKSELLRNQLHVARAKAEHAMQLKQRLGSALNNGAGSSSSPLMVTLPPGQTAAMMQNSAAMPIFPQFQPLHPATSLPATSSAVGDEPKKTAAAMADKLASLSAPEKVLSSIFSSLAAEQARNSGSTSGDLSAGPPGFESNKKPRLDNPIHASDMSAPPFFGQLPQVQPQIGATAALGGTQPPTQANQAAGSFPPPPPPLPLMPQFVQNTGGMFGMGPFGMVSGSAPPPPPLPNIMSAGFPRLSAPPPLPLPTQSQNQSQPQQQQSPQAPQQSPTSTGFFQPPGAGFFPPVQVQQSPSAQRQ; from the exons ATGGCGGACACCAAGGCGGAGGCAAAGGCGGAAActatcggcggcggcggcggcggcggctctggcTCGTTCAGCGAGCAGGCGTTTGTTGAGAAGCTTAACAAGCTCAACAACACGGCGACTAGGATCCAGA CACTTTCAAATTGGTGCATTTTTCACCGAAAGAGAGCCAGAAAGGTTGTTGATACATGGGAGAAGCAGTATAACAGTGCAAATAAGGATAAGAAAGTATCATTCCTGTACCTGTCAAATGATATCCTGCAAAATAGTAAACGCAAGGGAGGGGAGTTTGTGAATGAATTTTGGAGGGTTCTTCCTGGATTATTGAAAGACTTTTATGTCAATGGGGGAGAAGATGGAAAGAAAGTAGTTGGAAGATTA ATAGATATTTGGGATGAGCGGAAGGTCTTTGGAACCCGTATTGAAAGTCTGAAAGATGACATTCTTGGTGGTAGCACTCATACAATGGGTAACAATGTCAATAGCTCAAATCCAAGCTCTAACCCCTCTTCAGTTTCCAAAGCTGCACGGAAAGATTCTGGTACAGTAACAAGA AAACTTACTGTTGGCGGGATGCCAGAAAAGATTCTAACAGCATATCAGTCAGTGCTTGATCAACATTTTGATGAAGACACAGCTTTAAACAAATGCAATAATGCTGTTAGTGTTTTGGATAGGATGGATAAAGATGTAGATGATGCTTGTACTCAAG GTATTCAGCAAGGATCATCGTTGATTTCTGACCTTCAAGGGCAGGAAACAGTCCTTAAGCAGTGCATTGAGCAACTTGAAAGTGTCAACATGGCTAGAATAACCCTAATCAATAAACTAAGAGAAGCCCTCGGCGAACAG GAAGCAAAGTCAGAGCTTCTTCGCAATCAGTTGCAT GTGGCTCGAGCAAAGGCTGAACATGCCATGCAACTAAAACAACGACTTGGTAGTGCCTTGAACAATGGTGCAGGATCTAGTTCTAGTCCACTGATGGTTACACTTCCACCAGGACAAACAGCTGCCATGATGCAGAATTCAGCAGCAATGCCGATATTTCCCCAGTTTCAACCACTGCATCCAGCAACCTCACTTCCTGCCACATCCAGTGCTGTTGGTGATGAGCCCAAAAAAACTGCAGCAGCTATGGCAGATAAGCTTGCATCTTTGTCAGCTCCTGAGAAGGTGCTCTCCTCCATTTTCTCTTCCCTTGCTGCTGAACAAGCAAGGAATAGTGGTTCGACTTCTGGAGATCTTTCTGCAGGACCTCCAGGCTTTGAGAGCAATAAGAAGCCTAGGCTTGACAACCCCATTCATGCTAGTGACATGAGTGCTCCCCCATTCTTTGGGCAACTGCCGCAGGTGCAACCACAGATTGGAGCAACAGCTGCTCTTGGAGGCACACAGCCACCAACACAAGCAAACCAAGCAGCTGGTTCatttccaccacctccacctccattaCCACTTATGCCACAATTTGTTCAAAATACTGGAGGAATGTTTGGAATGGGACCTTTTGGGATGGTGAGTGGCTCTgcgccacctccacccccaTTGCCCAACATTATGTCAGCAGGTTTTCCAAGACTAAGTGCGCCTCCACCTCTGCCTCTGCCTACACAATCTCAGAACCAGAGCCAgccccagcagcagcagtctcCACAGGCACCACAGCAATCGCCGACCTCGACTGGATTTTTTCAACCACCAGGTGCTGGGTTCTTCCCACCAGTGCAGGTTCAGCAATCTCCATCTGCCCAACGGCAATGA
- the LOC127757809 gene encoding uncharacterized protein LOC127757809, with protein MAPALAPCRSAASLHAARLLPQQRTPTAPRILLPAGGLLLRPQPPLHHPQRRSSSRPDLRCRRRLLTARGDYDFYENYADEEGDEEEESEVIGGSFDAAVALFNGGEFHACHDVVEELWYTAEEPTRTLLHAILQCAVAFHHLFNQNHRGAMMELGEGLCKLRKLRLDDDDDTTSPFSRFEEEVAAALNFIYRTQKELAACTDDLCLTMDGSATSYQLLGNFAAGQKLYRLETATGADGDGDGVPTIIFSASSRLVRVKLPTLSATEQHLAALQCTSEYI; from the exons atggcgccggcgctggcgcccTGCCGCTCCGCCGCTTCGCTGCACGCCGCGCGGCTACTGCCGCAGCAGCGCACGCCCACCGCACCGCGGATACTGTTGCCGGCGGGCGGCCTCTTGCTCCGCCCACAGCCACCGCTCCACCACCCGCAGCGCCGATCCTCCTCTCGTCCTgacctccgctgccgccgccgcctcctcacagCGCGGGGTGACTACGACTTCTACGAGAACTATGCCGATGAAgaaggagatgaggaggaggagtcggaAGTCATAGGTGGGAGCttcgacgcggcggtggcgctgttCAACGGCGGCGAGTTCCACGCGTGCCACGACGTGGTGGAGGAGCTCTGGTACACCGCCGAGGAGCCCACCCGGACGCTGCTCCACGCCATCCTCCAGTGCGCCGTCGCCTTCCACCACCTCTTCAaccaa AACCACCGTGGCGCCATGATGGAGCTCGGGGAAGGCCTCTGCAAGCTCCGCAAGCTgcgcctcgacgacgacgacgacaccacGAGCCCCTTCTCCCGCttcgaggaggaggtcgccgcggCGCTCAACTTCATCTACCGCACACAAAAGGAGCTCGCGGCGTGCACCGACGATCTCTGCCTCACCATGGATGGCTCCGCGACCTCCTACCAGCTGCTTGGCAACTTCGCCGCTGGCCAGAAGCTGTACCGCCTTGAAACAGCAACTGGtgcagatggagatggagatggcgtTCCAACCATAATCTTCTCTGCTTCTTCACGACTCGTCAGGGTGAAGCTCCCCACATTGAGCGCTACGGAGCAACATCTAGCAGCGCTTCAATGTACAAGCGAGTAtatttag
- the LOC127757785 gene encoding NDR1/HIN1-like protein 13 produces MADRIHPMPAPPPPSSSPPPGHDAAVATETTPLHPSFRGAPPPSPGTYIIQIPKDQVLRVPPPDRARRYKKLAARPARRRRLRHACCGAFCGVLLLFLLAAAFVGVVYLVFRPRAPSFSVASLSIRGLDALAVSSLTPQIDAAVRADNGANKKTGIDYRGGGEVTVSYSGERLAAGPWPAFHQAPRNVTVFSTALAGGGVSLTEEQRKRLAADQAAGAVPLAVDAIVPVRLRFGKVLRTWTVDVKARCEVTVNKLAAAPASRECMVKVRPLWWWW; encoded by the coding sequence ATGGCCGACCGCATCCACCCCATgcccgctccaccgccgccgtcctcctcccctccgccgggacacgacgccgccgtcgccacggaGACCACGCCGCTGCATCCCAGTttccgcggcgcgccgccgccgtctccgggcACGTACATCATCCAAATCCCCAAGGACCAGGTCCTCCGCGTCCCGCCGCCGGACCGCGCGCGCCGCTACAAGAAGCTCGCGGCGcggcccgcacgccgccgccggctccgccaCGCGTGCTGCGGCGCCTTCTGCGGGGTCCTCCTCctgttcctcctcgccgccgccttcgtcggcGTCGTCTACCTCGTCTTCCGCCCCCGCGCGCCGTCCTTCTCCGTCGCCTCCCTCTCCATCCGCGGCCTCGACGCCCTCGCCGTGTCGTCGTTAACTCCGCAGAtcgacgccgccgtgcgcgcggACAACGGCGCCAACAAGAAGACCGGCATCGActaccgcggcggcggggaggtgaCCGTCTCCTACTCCGGCgagcggctcgccgccggcccgtGGCCCGCGTTCCACCAGGCGCCGAGGAACGTGACGGTGTTCTCGACGGCGTTGGCCGGAGGAGGCGTGAGCCTCACGGAGGAGCAGAGGAAGCGGCTCGCCGCGGATCAGGCCGCCGGCGCGGTGCCCCTGGCTGTGGACGCGATCGTGCCGGTGAGGTTGAGGTTCGGGAAGGTGCTCCGGACGTGGACGGTGGACGTGAAGGCGAGGTGCGAGGTGACGGTGAAcaagctggcggcggcgccggcgagcagggAGTGCATGGTCAAGGTCCGGCcgctctggtggtggtggtga
- the LOC127757675 gene encoding uncharacterized protein LOC127757675 — protein sequence MAPLSWRHHTLLQALLSRGPLSERDFHALFSAISGGKNPATHRHLFNDTLLKINKELAYLQFELRAGINQYDGTVYYGVVNNIADEEAKLGSKFSVPQIAFYKGLLEAIVHEAGNDGSITNIDALNTRIENQVVIADASLGSQSRLPTSITNFSLSQKEKTLNELIQDRWLSYTSTGKIGLGIRSFLDLRSWLRSNDIPSCEVCNEACIKASSCPNEGCNVRIHGYCLKKKFSQRKASRACGCGTEWPRLEGEDDGAEDVNEPEEDQVPSANQHSRTRRRGVKSELVEENERAGPSARMTRRSLRSSKAEAVEAAQEVPSAAGPSQSTRASKRRKN from the exons ATGGCGCCGCTCTCGTGGCGCCACCACACGCTGTTGCAGGCGCTGCTCTCCCGCGGGCCCCTCTCAGAGCGCGACTTCCACGCCCTCTTCTCCGCCATCTCCGGCGGCAAGAACCCCG CCACTCATCGGCATCTGTTCAATGATACACTCCTCAAGATCAACAAGGAGCTCGCATACTTGCAGTTTGAGTTAAGAGCAGGCATAAACCAGTATGATGGTACTGTGTATTATGGAGTGGTCAATAACATTGCTGATGAAGAGGCAAAGCTTGGATCAAAGTTTTCTGTACCACAGATTGCATTCTACAAGGGATTG TTGGAAGCAATAGTTCATGAAGCTGGAAATGATGGGAGCATAACAAATATCGATGCTCTTAACACACGGATTGAGAACCAG GTTGTAATTGCAGACGCTTCACTGGGCAGTCAATCCCGTCTGCCTACTTCCATTACCAACTTCTCATTGTCCCAAAAGGAGAAAACTCTTAATGAACTCATACAGGATCGTTGGCTGTCATACACTTCCACAGGAAAGATTGGTCTTGGCATACGATCATTTCTTGATCTTCGAAGTTGGTTACGTAGTAATGATATCCCATCATGTGAGGTCTGCAATGAAGCTTGCATAAAG GCATCATCTTGTCCTAATGAGGGATGCAATGTAAGGATTCACGGGTACTGTTTGAAGAAGAAATTTTCTCAGAGAAAg GCCTCGAGAGCTTGTGGTTGTGGTACTGAATGGCCTCGGTTGGAGGGTGAAGATGACGGTGCTGAGGATGTTAACGAACCTGAGGAAGATCAGGTCCCATCAGCCAACCAGCATTCGAGGACTAGACGCAGAGGAGTCAAATCTGAACTGGTGGAAGAAAATGAAAGAGCAGGCCCATCAGCGAGGATGACAAGGAGGAGTTTGAGAAGCTCTAAAGCGGAAGCAGTTGAGGCTGCTCAAGAGGTGCCATCTGCAGCAGGACCTTCGCAGTCAACCAGGGCATCTAAGAGAAGAAAGAACTAA